In Salinibacterium sp. dk2585, a single window of DNA contains:
- a CDS encoding helix-turn-helix domain-containing protein: MVLEAAPAVERSKFQRKLLAARTVTEAAYFAAEHARRLLDSDLAWVGVREDAIMYMAGSSGLRTAEMMSAWKLELGLGIGGQAIAEGRALADPDYDYQDDPLLEYPKRARLINQEGIVGVAAAPLLASEETFGVLYVGQREVRHFERSELSELEFIADCLTTTVAKLKSSELDQETIRRLSEELKENEDVVYQTRVLLETATQTEEPERVMEVVAHRLQVRLDLQDDAGRVLTSVSGIAVDISPWELWAVETSPLQTGRLVFYGRRAFTRAEMTLAKTVVNVIDLQLMRKSASLAAEMRLSNRFFERLLEAEVDERALTMDAALLGARIEGPLRALVVRAVGQTGTAPSSSVGTVRDAIRRYFPDSLALSYRGDIIGLLPVAQHSSKQILGYVGGELLPGIRGTQYRAVLGPKVHSLGELSGSYYRALLTLDLSTGYEPEQLATLYDRTLDAFPADATRETIQRHVNSVLGSLADRDGSGGGDYVKTLIAYFAEDRHLKRTAERLHVHLNTVRYRVERIEEILEISFRDPDQRFRVEWAVRLQDRLTRTQWASH; the protein is encoded by the coding sequence GTGGTTCTTGAGGCCGCGCCTGCGGTAGAGCGGTCCAAGTTCCAGCGCAAGCTCCTTGCCGCACGGACCGTGACCGAAGCTGCCTATTTCGCAGCAGAGCACGCGCGTCGCCTGCTCGACAGCGACCTCGCCTGGGTCGGCGTACGCGAGGATGCGATCATGTACATGGCTGGATCATCCGGTCTGCGCACCGCAGAAATGATGTCCGCCTGGAAGCTCGAGCTAGGCCTGGGGATCGGCGGCCAGGCGATAGCCGAGGGCAGAGCGCTCGCCGACCCCGACTACGACTACCAGGACGACCCCCTGCTCGAGTACCCCAAACGGGCGCGCCTCATCAACCAGGAGGGAATCGTCGGGGTTGCCGCCGCGCCGCTTCTCGCGAGTGAAGAGACCTTCGGCGTGCTCTATGTGGGGCAGCGGGAGGTGAGGCACTTCGAACGCTCCGAACTCTCCGAGCTCGAATTCATCGCCGACTGCCTGACGACAACCGTCGCGAAGCTGAAGTCGTCCGAGTTGGATCAGGAGACGATACGCAGGCTCTCCGAGGAGCTCAAGGAGAACGAGGACGTCGTCTACCAGACGCGCGTGCTCCTCGAGACCGCGACCCAAACGGAGGAACCGGAACGCGTCATGGAGGTCGTCGCCCATCGCCTGCAGGTGCGGCTCGACCTGCAGGATGACGCCGGGCGAGTGCTCACGAGTGTGAGCGGCATCGCGGTTGACATCAGCCCGTGGGAACTGTGGGCGGTGGAGACCAGCCCCCTGCAGACGGGACGACTGGTCTTCTACGGCCGCAGGGCATTCACCCGCGCGGAGATGACCCTCGCCAAGACGGTCGTGAACGTCATCGACCTGCAGCTCATGCGCAAGTCGGCGTCGCTCGCGGCAGAGATGCGGCTCAGCAACCGCTTCTTTGAGCGTCTCCTGGAGGCCGAGGTGGACGAGCGAGCACTCACTATGGACGCCGCCCTGCTCGGAGCGCGCATCGAAGGTCCTCTGCGCGCCCTCGTGGTGCGAGCCGTGGGACAGACGGGCACCGCGCCCAGTTCCTCGGTCGGCACCGTGCGCGACGCCATCCGGAGGTACTTTCCGGACTCCCTTGCGCTCTCCTATCGGGGAGACATCATCGGTCTCCTGCCTGTGGCGCAGCACAGCTCCAAGCAGATCCTCGGCTATGTCGGGGGAGAGCTGCTGCCGGGCATCCGGGGGACGCAGTACCGCGCTGTGCTCGGCCCCAAGGTCCACAGTCTGGGAGAGCTATCCGGGTCGTACTACCGAGCACTTCTGACCCTCGACCTCTCCACCGGATACGAGCCCGAGCAGCTGGCCACTCTCTACGACAGGACGCTCGACGCCTTTCCTGCCGATGCCACGCGCGAGACGATCCAGCGCCACGTCAACTCGGTGCTCGGCAGCCTCGCCGATCGGGACGGCAGTGGCGGGGGCGACTATGTCAAGACACTCATCGCGTACTTCGCTGAGGACCGCCACCTCAAGCGAACGGCAGAGCGGCTGCACGTGCACCTCAACACGGTGCGGTACCGCGTCGAACGCATCGAGGAAATCCTCGAGATCAGCTTCCGCGACCCGGACCAGAGGTTCCGGGTCGAATGGGCCGTCCGGCTCCAGGATCGGCTGACTCGCACCCAGTGGGCAAGCCATTGA
- a CDS encoding NADPH-dependent 2,4-dienoyl-CoA reductase codes for MTTPFPKLLAPLDLGFTTLENRVIMGSMHTGLEDKASDATKLAAFFAERARGGVGLIVTGGYAPSIRGWLSPFGSKLSSRRELPRHRTVTEAVHAEGGKIALQILHAGRYGYHPLSVSASAIKSPITPFTPRALSARGVERTIDSYARTARLAREAGYDGVEIMGGEGYLINQFLAERTNHRTDAWGGSPEKRRRFAVEVTRRMRAAVGDDFIILFRLSMADYVEQGQTWDEIVTLAREIETAGATIINTDIGWHEARVPTIVTSVPRAAFVDITERLAREVTIPVAAANRINMPEVAEGILNRGATALVSLARPMLADPDWVRKAAADASDEINTCIACNQACLDHTFERKQASCLVNPRAGRETELVLMPTKRAKRVAVVGAGPAGLSATVAAARRGHHVTLFEANEHIGGQFDIARRIPGKEEFSETIRYFTRQLELLKVDVRLGRRAAASDLVGFDDVVIATGVTPRIPAIPGIDHPSVMTYADAVLGRREIGGRVAVIGAGGIGVDVSEFLTEHTLRDVNPTAEELAEWKREWGVTDDGTVPGFLVKPQPSLPAREVTLLQRKPGKIGMGLGKTTGWVHRAALKHKRVRQLSGVNYERIDDEGLHITFGPERSDAQVISVDNVIVCAGQESVRDLVEQLETNAKAHVIGGADLASELDAKRAIEQGTRVAAAL; via the coding sequence ATGACGACGCCGTTCCCGAAGCTCCTCGCGCCCCTCGACCTCGGATTCACGACGCTCGAGAACCGCGTCATCATGGGCTCGATGCACACCGGTCTCGAAGACAAGGCCTCGGATGCGACGAAGCTCGCTGCTTTCTTCGCCGAGCGCGCGCGGGGCGGCGTGGGGCTGATCGTGACGGGCGGCTACGCCCCGAGCATCCGCGGCTGGTTGTCGCCGTTCGGGTCGAAGCTCAGCAGCAGGCGGGAGCTGCCGCGGCACCGCACGGTCACGGAGGCCGTGCACGCGGAGGGCGGCAAGATCGCGCTGCAGATCCTGCACGCGGGCCGCTACGGCTACCACCCGCTCAGCGTCTCAGCCTCGGCGATCAAGTCGCCCATCACACCCTTCACCCCGCGGGCCTTGAGTGCGAGGGGCGTCGAGCGCACGATTGACTCCTACGCCCGCACGGCACGGCTGGCGCGCGAAGCCGGCTACGACGGTGTCGAGATCATGGGAGGCGAGGGGTACCTCATCAACCAGTTCCTTGCGGAGCGCACCAACCACAGGACGGATGCCTGGGGCGGCTCCCCCGAGAAGCGTCGCCGTTTCGCCGTCGAGGTCACGCGCCGCATGCGTGCCGCGGTCGGCGATGACTTCATCATCCTGTTCCGCCTCTCGATGGCGGACTACGTGGAGCAGGGCCAGACCTGGGACGAGATCGTGACGCTCGCGCGCGAGATCGAGACGGCCGGCGCCACCATCATCAACACCGACATCGGCTGGCATGAGGCCCGCGTGCCGACGATCGTCACGAGTGTGCCGCGCGCAGCATTCGTCGACATCACGGAGCGCTTGGCTCGCGAGGTCACGATCCCCGTCGCGGCCGCGAACCGCATCAACATGCCGGAGGTCGCGGAGGGCATCCTGAACCGGGGTGCGACGGCCCTCGTGTCGCTCGCCCGCCCGATGCTCGCCGACCCCGACTGGGTGCGCAAGGCGGCGGCGGATGCGAGCGATGAGATCAACACCTGCATCGCCTGCAACCAGGCCTGCCTCGACCACACCTTCGAGCGCAAGCAGGCGAGCTGCCTCGTGAACCCGCGCGCGGGACGCGAGACCGAACTCGTGTTGATGCCGACCAAGCGCGCCAAGCGGGTCGCGGTCGTCGGCGCCGGCCCGGCTGGGCTCTCGGCGACCGTCGCGGCCGCCCGCCGCGGCCACCACGTCACGCTCTTCGAGGCGAACGAGCACATCGGCGGCCAGTTCGACATCGCCCGCCGCATCCCCGGCAAAGAGGAGTTCTCCGAGACGATCCGCTACTTCACCAGGCAGCTCGAGCTGCTCAAGGTTGACGTGCGGCTCGGCAGGAGAGCCGCGGCATCCGACCTGGTGGGCTTCGACGACGTCGTCATCGCGACGGGCGTGACGCCGCGCATCCCGGCGATCCCCGGCATCGACCACCCGAGCGTCATGACCTACGCGGATGCCGTGCTCGGTCGTCGCGAGATCGGCGGGCGGGTGGCCGTGATCGGCGCGGGCGGCATTGGCGTCGACGTGAGCGAGTTCCTCACGGAGCACACGCTGCGCGACGTGAACCCGACGGCGGAGGAGCTTGCCGAGTGGAAGCGCGAGTGGGGCGTCACCGACGACGGCACGGTGCCGGGTTTCCTCGTGAAGCCCCAACCGTCACTGCCCGCGCGTGAGGTGACCCTCCTGCAGCGCAAGCCGGGCAAGATCGGCATGGGCCTCGGCAAGACGACGGGGTGGGTGCACCGCGCGGCGCTGAAGCACAAGCGCGTGCGCCAGTTGAGCGGCGTCAACTATGAGCGCATCGACGATGAGGGCCTCCACATCACCTTCGGCCCGGAGCGCAGCGACGCTCAGGTGATTTCGGTCGACAACGTGATCGTCTGCGCGGGACAGGAGAGCGTGCGCGACCTCGTCGAGCAGCTGGAAACGAATGCGAAGGCGCACGTCATCGGCGGAGCGGACCTCGCATCCGAACTCGACGCCAAGCGTGCGATCGAGCAGGGCACCCGGGTCGCGGCTGCCCTGTAG
- a CDS encoding iron-sulfur cluster assembly accessory protein — translation MLTLTETASNVVKAIIDQNPDVESAGLRINSEGTAANAELGVSVVEAPEASDQVLEQDGARVFLDEGARIALADKVLDAQVASDGSVSFAIGQQTA, via the coding sequence ATGCTCACCCTCACCGAGACCGCCAGCAACGTCGTCAAGGCCATCATCGACCAGAACCCGGATGTCGAGAGCGCCGGTCTTCGCATCAACTCCGAGGGCACCGCGGCCAATGCTGAACTCGGAGTCTCGGTCGTCGAAGCTCCCGAGGCCAGCGACCAGGTGCTCGAGCAGGATGGCGCCCGCGTCTTCCTCGACGAGGGTGCACGGATCGCCCTCGCCGACAAGGTGCTCGACGCGCAGGTTGCGAGCGACGGCAGCGTCAGCTTCGCGATCGGCCAGCAGACCGCGTAG
- a CDS encoding multidrug transporter gives MEPRDSDDDDMTFEEKRHDQLTAAPDAVEEDAAPRIDVTTTPEGNTRIDWRDDAPVRPGEGDAGE, from the coding sequence ATGGAACCCCGCGACAGCGACGATGACGACATGACCTTCGAGGAGAAGCGGCACGACCAGCTCACGGCCGCGCCAGACGCGGTCGAAGAGGATGCCGCACCCCGCATCGACGTGACGACGACGCCCGAGGGCAACACCCGTATCGACTGGCGCGACGACGCGCCGGTGAGGCCGGGCGAAGGCGACGCGGGGGAGTAA
- a CDS encoding bifunctional diguanylate cyclase/phosphodiesterase, whose protein sequence is MTTIETGRLDNGDETAAELARQRDTSEMLLSVARALCEPTDLPAVSQIIADAVPTVCQVDRGAVILWDEMTDTFVVSAVAGWSGALSRRLGLWAGTPFSAPALYDLMRSGGPVLLDGAHEDWTHEIVRDFDIRALALVPITVSGRSMGFVAAHWADTEPPAQLDEITRSRLTGLAGLAGVALDNNRLANEIEWNVEHDRVTRLPNRQALERTLAGMVEQADAAGRGTVVIVCDIDRFKRINDRLGQQAGDTVLQEVGERLKRVVRQGDTVARYGGDEFAITFARATHPDEVAPAIARIQRSFKHPIAVEGQDVVVSLSLGISSLVEIGTEGSVAERAQRLAASAESDLMAKKAGRRLARGATASDDELQLDTDLHGAVVRGEIFAVYQPQIDVLSGRVVAVEALARWNHPTRGLVRPDQFIALAEENGTISEIGTQVLRSACRDALAWGAAGYPVEVSVNASVAQLETDGYAASVARDLKLLGFPPERLTIEVTESKVVTDMSVAQSELRAIHELGVSISVDDFGTGFSSLTQLSNLPVSELKIDRSFVGRKDRAGAKIIAAVVGLGHGLGLRVVAEGVETEEQLSVLSELRCDRSQGYLHSKPVDADALMTLLQRQSD, encoded by the coding sequence GTGACCACTATCGAGACGGGGCGCCTCGACAACGGCGACGAGACCGCCGCTGAACTTGCACGCCAACGAGACACGAGCGAGATGCTCCTGTCGGTCGCCCGGGCGCTGTGCGAACCGACAGACCTGCCGGCCGTGTCACAGATCATCGCCGACGCCGTGCCGACCGTCTGCCAGGTCGACCGAGGCGCCGTCATCCTGTGGGACGAGATGACCGACACCTTCGTTGTCTCCGCCGTCGCGGGCTGGTCCGGCGCACTGAGTCGCCGCCTCGGCCTCTGGGCCGGCACCCCGTTCTCGGCACCCGCGCTGTATGACCTCATGCGTTCCGGCGGGCCCGTGCTTCTCGACGGTGCGCATGAGGACTGGACGCACGAGATCGTCAGGGATTTCGACATCCGCGCCCTCGCCCTCGTGCCCATCACGGTGTCGGGCCGCTCAATGGGCTTCGTGGCGGCGCACTGGGCCGACACCGAGCCCCCCGCGCAACTCGACGAGATCACGCGCAGTCGCCTCACCGGCCTGGCAGGTCTCGCCGGGGTTGCGCTCGACAACAACCGTCTCGCCAATGAGATCGAGTGGAACGTCGAGCACGACCGCGTCACGCGCCTCCCCAACCGCCAGGCGCTCGAGCGCACCCTCGCAGGCATGGTGGAACAGGCGGATGCCGCGGGCAGGGGCACGGTCGTGATCGTCTGCGACATCGACCGCTTCAAGCGCATCAATGACCGCCTCGGACAGCAGGCCGGCGACACGGTGCTGCAGGAGGTGGGCGAACGGCTCAAGCGGGTCGTGCGCCAGGGTGACACGGTCGCGCGCTACGGCGGCGACGAGTTCGCGATCACCTTCGCCCGGGCGACGCACCCCGACGAGGTCGCACCCGCGATCGCGCGCATCCAGCGCTCCTTCAAGCATCCGATCGCGGTCGAGGGCCAGGATGTCGTCGTCTCGCTCTCGCTCGGCATCTCCTCACTCGTCGAGATCGGCACGGAGGGCTCCGTCGCCGAGCGCGCGCAGCGCCTGGCCGCGAGCGCCGAGTCCGACCTCATGGCCAAGAAGGCTGGCCGCCGGCTGGCACGGGGCGCCACCGCCTCCGACGATGAGCTGCAGCTCGACACCGACCTGCACGGCGCCGTCGTGCGCGGCGAGATCTTCGCGGTCTACCAGCCGCAGATCGACGTGCTCTCCGGTCGCGTCGTGGCCGTCGAGGCGCTCGCCCGGTGGAATCACCCCACGCGCGGCCTCGTGCGCCCCGACCAGTTCATCGCCCTCGCTGAGGAGAACGGCACGATCTCCGAGATCGGCACCCAGGTGCTCCGCTCCGCCTGCCGGGACGCACTCGCGTGGGGCGCCGCGGGCTACCCGGTCGAGGTGTCGGTCAACGCCTCGGTCGCACAGTTGGAGACCGACGGCTACGCGGCATCCGTCGCCCGCGACCTCAAGCTGCTCGGCTTTCCCCCGGAGCGGCTCACGATCGAGGTGACCGAGTCGAAGGTCGTCACCGACATGAGCGTGGCGCAGTCGGAGCTCCGGGCGATCCACGAGCTCGGCGTGAGCATCTCGGTCGATGACTTCGGCACAGGCTTCTCCTCGCTCACGCAGCTCAGCAACCTGCCCGTGAGCGAACTCAAGATCGACCGCTCCTTCGTCGGGCGCAAGGACCGTGCGGGCGCCAAGATCATCGCGGCCGTCGTCGGCCTCGGCCACGGCCTCGGCCTGCGCGTCGTTGCGGAGGGCGTCGAGACCGAGGAGCAGCTCAGCGTCCTCAGCGAGCTGCGCTGCGACCGCTCGCAGGGCTACCTGCATTCCAAGCCGGTCGACGCCGATGCCCTCATGACCCTGCTCCAGCGCCAGTCGGACTGA
- a CDS encoding acyl-CoA dehydrogenase, protein MSDYRPPTSDAAFILEHVVGYNDIAAYPNYEHADLETVVDLLEQSGQFMAEVIAPTNRAGDLEGSKLQADGTVKTPTGFKEAYNKLVESGWISLQFPEEFGGGGFPWLVGLAIQEQLLAANMGFGLGPLLTQGAIDALLHYGSPEQKQLFLPKMVSGEWTGTMNLTEPHAGSDVGALTTKAVPNDDGTYSISGQKIFISWGDHDLTENTIHLVLARTPGAPAGTKGISLFIVPKFNVDADGTIGERNSVHTVSLEEKMGIHASPTCVLSYENAKGYLVGEENQGMRAMFVMMNSARISVGMQGLAVGERAYQAGLAYAKERIQGKAIGATQDSPIIDFPDVRRMLMTQKAYLSALRRIIYLNGIYMDKALYSPDATERARAEELAALLTPISKAFGTDLGNEVTSLTVQIHGGMGFIEETGVAQYMRDVRIAAIYEGTNGIQAADFVGRKMGVRSGQSFMEFIAQMREVEAKLEAAGDEFASIRTQLGRQFDVLLKTTGYMLQTGAGGDFSSVLSGSVPFLRQWSLVVGGWLMAESALAAAALDDAKQAESQLVLARFYAEQLLPAASGLAGAVTAGDRDLFALDAEALAS, encoded by the coding sequence ATGAGTGACTACCGACCGCCGACATCCGACGCTGCCTTCATCCTTGAGCACGTCGTGGGCTACAACGACATCGCCGCCTACCCGAACTACGAGCACGCCGACCTCGAGACGGTCGTCGACCTGCTGGAGCAGAGCGGCCAGTTCATGGCCGAGGTCATCGCGCCCACGAACCGCGCGGGCGACCTGGAGGGCTCAAAGCTCCAGGCGGATGGCACGGTCAAGACGCCGACCGGCTTCAAGGAGGCCTACAACAAGCTCGTCGAGTCCGGCTGGATCTCGCTGCAGTTCCCCGAGGAGTTCGGCGGCGGCGGCTTCCCCTGGCTCGTCGGCCTCGCCATCCAGGAGCAGCTGCTCGCGGCCAACATGGGCTTCGGCCTCGGCCCGCTGCTGACGCAGGGCGCGATCGACGCCCTCCTGCACTACGGCTCGCCCGAGCAGAAGCAGCTCTTCCTGCCCAAGATGGTCAGCGGCGAGTGGACCGGCACGATGAACCTCACGGAGCCGCACGCCGGCTCCGACGTCGGCGCCCTCACGACGAAGGCAGTGCCCAACGACGACGGCACCTACTCGATCTCGGGCCAGAAGATCTTCATCAGCTGGGGCGACCACGACCTCACCGAGAACACGATCCACCTGGTTCTCGCGCGCACCCCCGGTGCTCCCGCCGGCACGAAGGGCATCTCGCTCTTCATCGTGCCCAAGTTCAACGTCGACGCGGATGGCACGATCGGCGAGCGCAACTCGGTGCACACGGTCTCCCTCGAGGAGAAGATGGGCATCCACGCCTCGCCCACTTGCGTGCTCTCCTACGAGAACGCGAAGGGCTACCTGGTCGGCGAGGAGAACCAGGGCATGCGCGCCATGTTCGTCATGATGAACAGCGCGCGCATCTCGGTCGGCATGCAGGGCCTCGCGGTGGGGGAGCGCGCCTACCAGGCGGGCCTCGCCTACGCGAAGGAGCGCATCCAGGGCAAGGCGATCGGGGCCACGCAGGACTCGCCGATCATCGACTTCCCCGACGTGCGCCGCATGCTGATGACACAGAAGGCCTACCTTTCGGCCCTCCGCCGCATCATCTACCTCAACGGCATCTACATGGACAAGGCGCTGTACTCGCCGGATGCCACGGAGCGGGCGCGTGCGGAAGAGCTCGCCGCCCTCCTCACCCCCATCAGCAAGGCCTTCGGCACCGACCTCGGCAACGAGGTCACCTCGCTGACGGTGCAAATCCACGGCGGCATGGGCTTCATCGAGGAGACGGGAGTCGCCCAGTACATGCGCGACGTCCGCATCGCCGCCATCTACGAGGGAACCAACGGCATCCAGGCCGCTGACTTCGTGGGTCGCAAGATGGGCGTGCGCAGCGGCCAGTCGTTCATGGAGTTCATCGCGCAGATGCGGGAGGTCGAGGCGAAGCTTGAGGCCGCCGGTGACGAGTTCGCGTCGATCCGCACGCAGCTCGGCCGCCAGTTCGACGTGCTGCTGAAGACGACCGGCTACATGCTCCAGACGGGCGCAGGCGGGGACTTCTCGTCGGTGCTGTCGGGCTCAGTGCCGTTCCTCCGCCAGTGGTCGCTCGTCGTGGGCGGCTGGCTCATGGCGGAGTCCGCGCTTGCGGCGGCAGCCCTCGACGACGCGAAGCAGGCTGAGTCGCAGCTCGTGCTCGCCCGCTTCTACGCCGAGCAGCTGCTTCCCGCGGCAAGCGGGCTTGCCGGTGCCGTCACGGCCGGCGACCGCGACCTCTTCGCGCTCGACGCGGAGGCGCTCGCGAGCTGA
- a CDS encoding Ppx/GppA phosphatase family protein: MTRVAAFDCGTNSLRLLIADIKHGRLHDIVRSLEIVRLGQGVDRTGRFDETALARTLAVTQQYAELCRKHRVERMRFVATSATRDAANRDLFLDSVREILGIEPEVIDGDEEARLSFRGALSAIPDAAAKRSRRLVVDIGGGSTELVLGETVPEAAHSMDVGSVRLTERDIRSDPPTAEELAAVRRDVELALDDAASIVDLGAAREVIGVAGTVTTVTAHAMELSDYDSAAVNGSRLRLDDVLEACRSLASMPREERLILPYVHPGRVDVIAAGATIWSTVLERVAAETKAAGSPLHWVVTSEHDILDGTALSLAD; the protein is encoded by the coding sequence GTGACCCGCGTCGCCGCGTTCGACTGCGGCACCAACTCGCTGCGTCTCCTCATCGCCGACATCAAGCACGGCCGCCTGCACGACATCGTGCGCTCGCTCGAGATCGTGCGTCTCGGCCAGGGTGTCGACCGCACGGGGCGCTTCGACGAGACCGCCCTCGCGCGCACCCTCGCGGTGACCCAGCAGTACGCCGAGCTGTGCCGCAAGCACCGGGTCGAGCGGATGCGGTTCGTCGCGACATCTGCCACCCGCGACGCCGCGAACCGCGACTTGTTTCTCGACAGTGTGCGCGAGATACTCGGCATCGAGCCTGAGGTCATCGACGGCGACGAGGAAGCGCGGCTGTCGTTCCGCGGGGCGCTGAGTGCGATTCCGGATGCCGCGGCCAAGCGCTCCCGCCGACTCGTCGTCGACATCGGCGGTGGGTCGACCGAACTGGTGCTTGGCGAGACCGTGCCGGAGGCGGCGCACTCGATGGATGTCGGGAGCGTGCGGCTCACGGAACGAGACATCCGCTCCGATCCGCCCACGGCCGAGGAGCTGGCTGCGGTGCGCCGCGATGTCGAGCTGGCCCTCGACGATGCGGCGAGCATCGTGGACCTCGGTGCCGCGCGGGAGGTCATCGGCGTCGCAGGGACCGTCACGACCGTGACGGCGCACGCGATGGAGCTGAGCGACTACGACTCCGCCGCGGTCAACGGGAGCCGGCTGCGCCTCGACGACGTGCTGGAGGCCTGCCGGTCGCTCGCGAGCATGCCGCGGGAGGAGCGACTCATCCTGCCCTACGTGCACCCCGGCCGCGTCGACGTGATCGCGGCGGGCGCCACCATCTGGTCGACCGTGCTGGAGAGGGTCGCTGCGGAGACGAAGGCCGCCGGATCACCGCTCCACTGGGTCGTGACGAGCGAGCACGACATCCTCGATGGAACCGCGTTGTCTCTCGCCGACTGA